The genome window AAGTCATTGCATATGTTGCCTAATATCTTTTCTCCGCTCGTGATGGCTTTGACCAAACATCCAGCGTTTAGAAACAGTGCCAATAGTATCAGCTTCAAAAGTCTCTACAAGTTCCAAGAGAAATAGTCCCCTCTCACCTTCCATGTGAACCCTTATCCTGACAGTCAATATCTTCCAATCAAACCTCGACTTTTCAGTATGAAGTTCAGATTGGGGTTGTTTGAATTCCACAAGATATCTGTTAGCTAGACTTGTTTTCCACCATGTTTTTCACCTGCATATAtccagagtgagagagagagagagagaatgtccTGCCTCTTGAGCTTCATTgagttttatatttatatatatcatgTCATTATTTGGAACCAATTCAAGCTGGGCTTGATCCAATTCTAAGTTGTTGCAATGGACTGGATGGCACACTTAGATTGTCTTGCATGGTGCATGGACTCGATGGTTCAGAATGGATCAGGATGAATGAGACAGTAACCTGAAGCTTCTCTCACATTACACCTATGACTCAAATGTTGATCTCTAGGTTGCAATCTAATTTGAACATCTACTTTAAAACTAATCTTGATCATTTGGCACTTAAATTGATGTAAATGAACACAGGCGAAACTAATTGGTTTTTGAATCTGCTAATTAGACTGTCTTATGAGCCTAAACTAACCAGGTCTAAATTTTCTAATAATGCAATCCAAGCTAGGAAAATTGGAAACCTGATTTGAGAAACTctctttctttttattgttttcttaAATTACTGATGAAGGTGTCCCCTAAAAAAGGTTGACATGACAAATACATATAAACTGAATGACAGAACAGCAACCAACAAATCCCACCAATGTAGCTCTTGACAAGATCCAACATCCAAGTTGCCAAGGAATGTAGATGATGTGAGGAAGAGGAAAAGATGCTAAGCCACTTTGGCCATGTAGTAGAAACCTAATCATGTGCTTGTGCTTGTAGGTTCCTTAGGGTGCTGCCATTTCCTATTTACTTTTAAGAAGGTAGGTAAATTTGAAATGACTCCTAATCTAAGCTTCAGAATCTTTAGGTCTGAAAGTGGGTGTGCCATGGCCTCAAATAATTCGGACAATACTAAGGAAAGAAGGAATCATAAAGCATAGTGGCCATCACTTCCTTTATAAAGAGTCACATGCCTTCTTGTTCAATGTTCATTGTGGCCTCCCAATTGTTTAGGCCCTTCCTACATGTACTCTTCCAACCTAGGCAATACTTTGTCCTTTGGACCTCCATCCTCTCTTGCATTTGATGCTAGTGATGCTTAGTCCATCATCTTATTCGACAAGAACTTTTTCTTTCATTGTTTCTTAGCATCACAATTACTATTGTAAGCGACGTAAGATTCAACTACTCTTCATCACAGGGATCAATTATAAATGTTCAGTTCTTAAGTTTAGAATCTTGCTCGGAGCGATGCAGTGATTTCAACATGCACCAAGTCCATGGGAGTATTTATGTCATGCTGGGTTAGAAGGAGACAAGGCGGATCCAGTGGAGACAAGGAAGATCTGATGAGTGCCCAACAAGATTAGAGAATATAATCCATGGATGAATATAATTATGGCGACTACTGTCACGTAGAAAGGAGAAAGTATACTTACTACATGTGATGGTGGGGGTCCAAAtgccatctatctatctatctatctatctatctatctattatgCTACGTATTGTGGTCTTTTATATATCGAGACTATTatattgcattgttgtcttgttaaTGGCATGGGAAAGGTGCATGCACACCCCCTCTACTCCACAAGGGAAGGAATCCATGACAATTATctcatatatatattgttgttatTTGTGAATTACGAGAGACATTGACGCaattaaaagagagagagagagagagagaggttggaaAATACTCTGAAGTCGCATATGTTGTAATTATTGCGTTGACTATATATCAAAATCATATCTTTCATGACGACACGGATCTAATTTGATACAGTCACTCCTACTGTAAACTATTGATAGCGAGCGAGAAAACAGGACAACAGCTGTTATTTTCAGGTAAAGTGGTTCGATACATCGAATAGCGATGCAGATTACAGCTATCACCTGAACGGGTGACGCATGCTGTTGATAAGACATTTCGTGCATGATCGGGTACGGGTATCGGATGTCGGATCCTAGCCAAATCCGCCCCGTTGGTTGTGTGAAAACTCGCGTCCAGGTTGCTGCACCACTTTGCCACCATGTAATGGGCTTCACATGCGACGTAGCCACGTATAATTAATGTTCGACAGCGAACTTTTCCTCCTCTTGAGCACCCTTCGTTACCGCGCACGCCTTTCAAAGCCGCGGCTCTCCTGCTCACAGGTTCTTCCTGCTCATGATCCCAATATACTGTTCGTTAGATATAGGGATCTGCGTCCTCCGAATCCCCTCTTCTTCTCTATTCTTCTCCGGCCAACATGTGACACAGAGAcgacagacagagagagagagagagagagagggagagaaaagGTTGAAACAGGGGGGGAGGAAGCACATGGCTcgaggacgagagagagagagagagagagagagagagagagagagagaagacgagTACACAATTATTGAGTAGCAACGTATCATTCGTAAGGTGGCTCCGCTTGGGTGTTGAGTACCGTTCTAAATGAACGATACAGTTCCGTCGTATCAGCATCGACGATGTGAGAACTGAGACATGATTAATGCGAGCCGATCTTCGTGATGATCGATACTCGACGGTAGAGGTAAGCGAACACAGTGGCTCTCGAGACACAAGGTGTCTGCAAGCcagaggaggtggtggtgagaGCAACAAGTCGTCCACGGAAGAGTGAGTGTAGTCTGGTAGGGGCAAGGTGGCATTCATAATCCAGGAACGAAGTAGCTCGTCCCTCCATGCACAGCTGTCACAGGACCATTCATTCCTCAGCCGACTTGTCTTCTTCAAGCCATACGCTGTCCTTGAAGTTGCTGACAAATCTCCACATGCCTCCATGTCAGATTAACATATAACAGACGCTGCTCATCTCTTCCTTCATATCAACATCTTCTTCAAGGTTGATCGGCCTTTGGTTATAAGTCCTTTAATGTAAGTAACCTGTGGGGATCGAGCTAGAAATGATCAGTAGCATGACTTTTCCCTGCCATGATATTTCATGATGAGATTTAAGCATGATGATGGTGTTATCCACCTGCTTTTCGTTTGGGATGAAGTCCTCTTGCGGACGCAACGATCTGTGCCTTGTTCACTGATTGAAGCTACTAAAACAAGTTGAAGCCTGCAGGAGATGCCTTCGTCCACCAACTACCATATCCAATCTGTCAACTGGGATTCGGCATGCATAGATCGCTAGATTTGCAGATGCGTGGCTGGCCAAGTAACTGGAGACTCTGCTTGTCTTTCTCCTCCGTGAACAGGGGGGATAGGAGGAGGCAGGGCGGGACGACGGTAAAAGTGAGGACGAGCTGTCACGCAAGGGCAGCGGGGTTGAAGGTCAAAATGAAAAACCACGAGCCAACGTCGCGATCTCTGCCACGTGGCTCATTTAAGGCCGTCCATAGATAGAATGATGAGAATTCCTGTTTTTGTGTGCGTTGGTTACCCGTTGTTTTCTTCCCTTCTAAATAATGAGACGCGTGAGACTTTAGAGAGTTTCTAATGTTTAAGAGCAGTAATTATCAcaagcggagagagagagagagagagagagagagagagaaagaagggtATGGGGATTGGGGAAAGTGGAGGAAGCTGGAAATAGAAGAGAAGGTGGCGAGCAGTAAATGAGGAATCGAGGAGGGCACAGCACAGCCGTCTCCATGGCGGCGTTGCAGCACCGGCTGCGATCCGTCCCCTTAAACTATTGTTTCATTTCGTAATTCAAGAAACGGAAGACTCGAAGAAgagaagcaagagagagagagagagagagagagagagagagaagaagacggCATCATCGACTGCTCCCCTTCCTGCTTCGGCTGCTACGTCTTTGCGCCTGCAGTGACCAAAAAGCAGCGGCctaagaagaagaaagagtgcaGCAGCGCTGCCAGTAACCATTCTTGCGCCTTCTTTCCTCCCTCCTATAATCGCTGTCACGCTTCCCCCAAGATTGCAAGCAAGAGGAGATGAGATGTCATGGATCGGGTGTAACTAATCGAGTGGAGGAGTAGATATGGCGGAATTCCTTCTCGGAGGTGGCGGTGGCAGCCAGCAACATCGCGGAGATCAGCAAGGGGTGATCCCTCCTTCGGAGAGCTTCTTCCTTTACGGCGGTCGCGGAAGCAGGAGCGAGGACGTCGCTTACACCCGAGGCTTCGAGCTGTGGCAGCATCACCAGATCCAGCGGGAGGACCAGTTGTATTCCTCCGCCGGACTCCCTGATGATCTGCCGTCGCTTGCGGGGAGGCCGATGCGAGGAGGCCCGGGCGGTGGCAGCGGCGGGGTGAGTTGCCAGGACTGCGGCAACCAGGCCAAGAAGGATTGCGCACACCTGAGGTGCCGGACCTGCTGCAAGAGCCGCGGCTTCCAGTGCCCCACCCACGTCAAGAGCACCTGGGTCCCCGCCACCAAGCGCCGCGAGCGCCAGCAGCAACTCGGCGGCTTGGTGCAGCACGACGACAGCCATCGCGGGGAGGGCCGAGCTGCGGGCGAGGTAAGCGGCggcagcggtggcggtggcgaTACTTCCAAGAGGCCGAGGGAGATCATGGCCTTCGCCGGACTACCAACTGCCATGGCAACCACCACCACGTATGGTACTACATTTTCCTACCACTCCTACGCAGTCCCAAACGCTGTTGTTGTTATCTGCTCCACTGTTCGCAGAATCCTTTGCGTGATCCATTCTTTCTGCTGCACCCATCAAACACCACACGTTCGACGTTCTCTTTCCTTCTTCATAGAACACGAGACGGAAGAATGCGCTGTTTACTTGACTCAATATGGCAGGAGGAAGTCTCGACTCCGACAGCTTACCCCCGGAAGTGAGCGCGGAGGCCGTGTTCCGGTGTGT of Musa acuminata AAA Group cultivar baxijiao chromosome BXJ1-7, Cavendish_Baxijiao_AAA, whole genome shotgun sequence contains these proteins:
- the LOC135678345 gene encoding protein SHORT INTERNODES 1-like translates to MAEFLLGGGGGSQQHRGDQQGVIPPSESFFLYGGRGSRSEDVAYTRGFELWQHHQIQREDQLYSSAGLPDDLPSLAGRPMRGGPGGGSGGVSCQDCGNQAKKDCAHLRCRTCCKSRGFQCPTHVKSTWVPATKRRERQQQLGGLVQHDDSHRGEGRAAGEVSGGSGGGGDTSKRPREIMAFAGLPTAMATTTTYGGSLDSDSLPPEVSAEAVFRCVRVSPVDEADDEYAYQTAVSIGGHVFRGILYDHGADTEYPSPSSSRYQLNHGEGSSSPAAVAAAVITAGHPVITATAGATELLDPYATPLSAFMAGTQFFPHQHRP